The following proteins are co-located in the Halarcobacter sp. genome:
- a CDS encoding ABC transporter ATP-binding protein, which yields MIGISVKDFSISFGDTKILENISFDVVQGEIVTILGPSGCGKSTILRSIASLQDEYKGDIFINNHCLIKDGKKHCHKDIGYIFQDYALFPHLNVKDNIEFALYKLDNIEKQKRVDKLLKQFDLVEHRNKQIHELSGGQQQRVSIARVLAYEPKVILLDEPFSNLDSILRNKTKTWLKKLIKDMGLSAILVTHDQKEALSMSDRIAIINDKKIEQFGTPQELFNSPSSLYVANFLNKINKLPESLVKSYGIEIDKENVAIISVDKIEVSSSPSKIKATIQDISFCGDYYEIEVVLEEFENVELLVKTTQGDFDNNQKECYLNINKENIKVVRKN from the coding sequence ATGATTGGTATAAGTGTAAAGGATTTTTCTATCTCTTTTGGAGATACAAAGATTTTAGAAAATATCTCTTTTGATGTAGTTCAAGGGGAGATAGTTACAATTTTAGGTCCTAGTGGTTGTGGGAAAAGTACAATTTTAAGAAGTATAGCATCTTTACAAGATGAATATAAGGGAGATATTTTTATAAATAATCACTGTCTTATAAAAGATGGGAAAAAACATTGTCACAAAGATATTGGGTATATTTTCCAAGATTATGCATTATTCCCCCATTTAAATGTAAAAGATAATATAGAGTTTGCACTTTATAAACTAGATAATATTGAAAAACAAAAAAGAGTAGATAAACTTTTAAAACAGTTTGATTTGGTTGAGCATAGAAATAAACAAATTCATGAATTAAGTGGGGGACAACAACAAAGGGTATCTATAGCAAGAGTATTAGCTTATGAACCTAAAGTAATCCTACTTGATGAACCCTTTTCAAATCTTGACTCAATTCTTAGAAATAAAACAAAAACATGGTTAAAAAAACTTATTAAAGATATGGGGCTTAGTGCGATTTTAGTTACACACGATCAAAAAGAAGCCTTAAGTATGTCAGATAGAATTGCTATTATTAATGATAAAAAAATAGAACAATTTGGTACTCCTCAAGAGCTTTTTAATAGTCCTAGTTCATTGTATGTTGCTAACTTTTTAAATAAGATTAACAAACTTCCAGAAAGTTTGGTTAAATCATATGGAATAGAAATTGATAAGGAAAATGTTGCAATTATTTCAGTTGATAAAATTGAAGTAAGTTCAAGCCCTTCTAAAATAAAAGCTACTATTCAAGATATATCTTTTTGTGGAGATTATTATGAGATAGAAGTTGTTTTAGAGGAGTTTGAAAATGTAGAACTTTTAGTAAAAACAACTCAAGGAGATTTTGATAATAATCAAAAAGAGTGTTATTTAAATATAAATAAAGAGAATATCAAAGTAGTAAGAAAAAAC
- a CDS encoding iron ABC transporter permease yields MNIFNKLTISSVLLTLLISIPGLILIANVFAPSENWQHLVDTVLFDYIFNSLYIMLGVAFLTSILGFTTAYITTFFQFTGSKFFHYGLILPFAIPTYIMSYIYGGMFDITGTVTTFILNLLGKTLNEVYFFDIMSIEGAILVMSLVLYPYVYLISKTYLKSESSSIIDASKTMGLTNFQIFYKVIIPISRPAIVAGVILAVMEAVADYGVMDYYGVSTFVTGIFRTWLGMGSVEDASKLASMLMIFIFVLIFCERFQRRNKRYKSSGKDFKPIIKEKLTGTKAFLAFIACFIPFFFGFLLPFSQMSFWFYISYEEIIDEDFLRILLQTLSLGVFSSILITLLAFVITYNVRLHKNKIAENLLQISKLGYSIPGAVVAVGVLSFFSIIDKSFDILISGSVIAIVFGYVVRFIAVSINNYESGFSKIPQTYDDACKTMQIGSFQTFFKVILPLVKGSMMASFIIVFIETMKELPLTMILRPFNFDTLPVLSHELVTQAQIIESSVPAMFIVLLGIVSVLVLAKKMVKD; encoded by the coding sequence TTGAATATATTTAATAAACTAACCATAAGTAGTGTATTGCTTACACTACTTATCTCTATTCCTGGATTAATCTTAATTGCAAATGTTTTCGCACCAAGTGAAAATTGGCAACATCTAGTCGATACAGTACTTTTTGATTATATATTTAACTCTTTATATATAATGCTTGGTGTGGCATTTCTAACTTCAATTTTAGGATTTACAACAGCATATATAACAACTTTTTTTCAATTTACAGGTTCAAAGTTTTTCCATTATGGTTTAATTTTACCTTTTGCTATTCCAACTTATATAATGTCTTATATATATGGGGGAATGTTTGATATTACAGGTACTGTAACAACTTTTATACTTAACCTTTTAGGAAAAACTTTAAATGAGGTTTATTTCTTTGATATTATGTCCATTGAAGGGGCAATACTTGTTATGTCATTAGTTTTATACCCTTATGTATATCTTATCTCAAAAACATATTTAAAATCTGAGTCCTCTTCTATAATTGATGCTTCAAAAACAATGGGCTTAACAAATTTTCAAATTTTTTATAAGGTAATAATTCCTATTTCAAGACCTGCTATTGTGGCTGGAGTTATATTAGCTGTCATGGAAGCAGTTGCCGATTATGGTGTGATGGATTATTATGGAGTTTCAACTTTTGTAACGGGTATTTTTAGAACTTGGCTTGGGATGGGAAGTGTTGAAGATGCTTCAAAATTAGCCTCAATGTTAATGATTTTTATTTTTGTATTGATTTTTTGTGAGCGATTTCAAAGAAGAAATAAAAGATATAAAAGTAGTGGTAAAGATTTTAAACCAATTATAAAAGAGAAACTTACAGGGACAAAAGCTTTTTTAGCTTTTATTGCCTGTTTTATCCCTTTTTTCTTTGGATTCTTATTACCTTTTTCACAGATGAGTTTTTGGTTTTATATCTCATATGAGGAGATAATAGATGAAGATTTTTTAAGAATACTTTTACAAACTTTATCTTTAGGTGTTTTTAGTTCAATTCTTATTACTCTTTTAGCTTTTGTAATTACATATAATGTAAGATTGCATAAAAATAAAATAGCAGAAAACCTACTTCAAATCTCTAAATTGGGTTATTCTATACCAGGTGCTGTTGTTGCAGTTGGGGTATTAAGTTTTTTTAGTATTATAGATAAAAGCTTTGATATTTTAATTAGTGGAAGTGTAATTGCAATTGTATTTGGATATGTAGTAAGATTTATTGCTGTTTCTATTAATAACTATGAATCTGGATTTTCAAAAATTCCACAAACCTATGATGATGCTTGTAAAACAATGCAAATAGGTTCATTTCAAACTTTTTTTAAAGTGATTTTACCCCTTGTAAAAGGTTCAATGATGGCAAGCTTTATTATAGTTTTTATAGAAACAATGAAAGAGTTACCCTTAACAATGATATTAAGACCTTTTAATTTTGATACGTTGCCTGTTTTATCCCATGAACTTGTAACTCAAGCACAAATAATAGAATCAAGTGTACCGGCAATGTTTATTGTTTTATTAGGTATTGTTTCAGTTTTAGTTTTAGCAAAAAAAATGGTCAAGGATTAA
- a CDS encoding Fe(3+) ABC transporter substrate-binding protein has translation MIKKILLATILLSTSVLLSSEVNVYSHRHYDTDKQLFKMFEEKTGIEVNVVKADANALIKRLSSEGEKSPADVLITVDAGRLYQAKSKGLLQAIDSKYLIENIPAKLRDEDNQWFALTKRVRAFVIPKDSNLDENLKTYEDLIKSEYKKMIMVRSSNHIYNQSMLAAVIAHHGEEYALKWAKGVVENLARRPKGNDRYQVKAVANGIGKIGIANTYYVGKMIGNKDLSESEAVKNVKIIFPKFENGGTHINVSGAGVAKYAPNKENAIKFIEFLASPEAQEIFANGNFEYPVVKGMKKNPVVASWGEFKDDTISINTLGKYNAKAVRIFDEAGWR, from the coding sequence ATGATAAAGAAGATTTTATTAGCTACAATATTATTATCAACTTCAGTATTACTATCATCAGAAGTTAATGTATATTCCCACAGACATTATGATACAGATAAACAATTATTTAAAATGTTTGAAGAAAAAACTGGGATAGAAGTAAATGTAGTAAAAGCAGATGCAAATGCATTAATTAAAAGATTATCAAGTGAGGGTGAAAAATCTCCAGCAGATGTACTTATTACTGTAGATGCAGGAAGATTATATCAGGCAAAATCAAAAGGATTATTGCAAGCAATTGATTCAAAATATTTAATAGAAAATATTCCAGCAAAACTTAGAGATGAAGATAATCAATGGTTTGCACTTACAAAAAGAGTTAGAGCTTTTGTTATTCCAAAAGATAGCAATTTAGATGAAAATTTAAAAACTTATGAAGATTTAATAAAATCAGAATATAAAAAAATGATTATGGTAAGATCATCAAATCATATATATAACCAATCGATGTTAGCTGCAGTTATAGCACATCATGGGGAAGAGTATGCTTTAAAATGGGCAAAGGGCGTGGTTGAAAATCTAGCTAGAAGACCTAAAGGTAATGATAGATATCAAGTAAAAGCGGTTGCAAATGGTATTGGAAAAATAGGAATTGCAAATACATATTATGTAGGTAAAATGATAGGAAATAAAGATTTGTCAGAATCTGAAGCTGTAAAAAATGTAAAAATCATATTTCCTAAATTTGAAAATGGTGGTACTCACATAAATGTAAGTGGTGCTGGGGTTGCTAAATATGCTCCAAATAAAGAGAATGCAATTAAATTTATAGAGTTTTTAGCAAGCCCTGAAGCCCAAGAGATTTTTGCAAATGGCAATTTTGAATATCCAGTTGTAAAAGGTATGAAAAAGAATCCTGTAGTTGCTTCATGGGGAGAGTTTAAAGATGATACAATCTCTATAAATACACTTGGAAAATATAACGCTAAAGCAGTTAGAATTTTTGATGAAGCAGGGTGGAGATAA
- a CDS encoding Fe(3+) ABC transporter substrate-binding protein, whose protein sequence is MFKKLVLSSLVLTSSLIGASEVNIYSTRHYDTDKKLFKMFEEKTGIKVNVVKAKASALINRIKNEGEKSPADILITADAARLYKAKSEGLFQTINSDVLMNNIPSELRDEDKQWFGLTKRSRVTVYKIGTGIENELSTYEDLANPKFNGMIMVRSSNNAYNQSLLAAIIAHHGEEYALKWAKGVVANMAMQPKGNDRYQVKAIANGVGKIAIANTYYIGKMVDNKDKSEAQAVKKVKIFFPKFENGGTHINISGAGVIKTAPNKENAIKFLEYMASEEAQKLFAEGNFEYPVLKGVKTSELVSSWGDFQEDNISINTLGKNNAKAVKIFDLAGWK, encoded by the coding sequence ATGTTTAAAAAATTAGTTTTATCTAGTTTAGTTTTAACAAGTTCGTTAATAGGTGCAAGTGAGGTTAATATTTATTCTACAAGACATTATGATACTGACAAAAAATTGTTTAAAATGTTTGAAGAGAAAACAGGAATAAAAGTAAATGTTGTTAAAGCAAAAGCTTCTGCTTTAATTAATAGAATAAAAAATGAGGGTGAAAAGTCTCCTGCTGATATATTAATTACGGCAGATGCAGCAAGATTATACAAAGCAAAAAGTGAAGGTCTTTTTCAAACTATTAATTCAGATGTCTTAATGAATAATATTCCAAGTGAATTAAGAGATGAGGATAAGCAATGGTTTGGATTAACAAAAAGATCAAGAGTAACAGTATATAAAATTGGAACGGGCATAGAAAATGAGTTATCAACTTATGAGGATTTAGCAAATCCAAAATTTAATGGTATGATTATGGTTAGATCGTCTAATAATGCTTATAATCAATCTTTATTAGCTGCAATTATTGCTCATCATGGGGAAGAGTATGCATTGAAATGGGCAAAAGGTGTAGTTGCAAATATGGCAATGCAACCAAAAGGTAATGATAGATACCAAGTAAAAGCAATTGCAAATGGAGTAGGGAAAATTGCTATTGCAAACACTTATTATATTGGTAAAATGGTTGATAATAAAGATAAATCAGAAGCTCAAGCTGTAAAGAAAGTAAAAATATTCTTTCCAAAGTTTGAAAATGGTGGTACACATATAAATATTTCTGGTGCTGGTGTTATTAAAACTGCTCCAAATAAAGAAAATGCAATTAAATTTTTAGAATATATGGCATCAGAAGAAGCACAAAAACTTTTTGCAGAAGGAAACTTTGAATATCCAGTATTAAAAGGTGTGAAAACATCTGAATTAGTTTCTTCATGGGGAGATTTCCAAGAAGATAATATCTCAATAAACACATTGGGTAAAAATAATGCAAAAGCAGTAAAAATATTTGATTTAGCAGGATGGAAATAG
- the rpsR gene encoding 30S ribosomal protein S18 produces MAERRKYGKKYCKYTEMKIDFIDYKNVDLLKISMSERGKIMPRRLTGNSKNSQEMVEKAIKRARHMALVPYIVNTQNVTDAAYIK; encoded by the coding sequence ATGGCAGAAAGAAGAAAATACGGAAAAAAATATTGTAAATATACTGAGATGAAAATTGATTTCATCGATTACAAAAATGTAGATTTACTAAAAATATCTATGAGTGAAAGAGGTAAAATTATGCCTAGAAGACTTACAGGTAACTCTAAAAACTCACAAGAGATGGTAGAAAAAGCAATTAAAAGAGCAAGACATATGGCACTAGTTCCATATATCGTTAATACTCAAAATGTAACTGACGCAGCATACATTAAATAA
- a CDS encoding single-stranded DNA-binding protein, translating into MYNKVVMVGNLTRDIELRYMPNGSALAKSAIATSHRYKTNTGEQKEEVCFLDFNIFGRSAEVANQYLRKGSKVLLEGRLVFEQWTAQDGSNRSKHALRVDTMKMLDTKADSQNMSDSQGSYNQQNSYNPQGSQYNNQQQAPQQNNMGQNNYGGMNNSGSQQMPEQRIPEINIDDDEIPF; encoded by the coding sequence ATGTATAATAAAGTAGTAATGGTAGGAAACTTAACAAGAGATATTGAGCTTAGATATATGCCAAATGGATCAGCTTTAGCTAAGTCAGCAATAGCTACAAGTCATAGATATAAGACAAATACTGGAGAGCAAAAAGAAGAAGTTTGTTTTTTAGATTTTAATATTTTTGGAAGAAGTGCTGAAGTTGCTAACCAATACTTAAGAAAAGGTTCGAAAGTTTTATTAGAAGGAAGATTAGTATTTGAACAATGGACTGCTCAAGATGGTTCTAACAGAAGTAAACATGCTCTTAGAGTCGATACTATGAAGATGTTAGATACAAAAGCAGATTCACAAAACATGTCGGATAGCCAAGGTTCTTACAACCAACAAAATAGTTATAACCCTCAAGGTTCACAATACAATAATCAACAACAAGCTCCTCAACAAAATAATATGGGTCAAAATAATTATGGTGGTATGAATAACTCAGGTTCACAACAAATGCCTGAGCAAAGAATACCTGAAATCAATATTGATGATGATGAAATACCTTTCTAG
- the rpsF gene encoding 30S ribosomal protein S6, with amino-acid sequence MSRIKHYETMFILKPTLTEEETKAQIDLVKATIEKNGGEISSCDDMGTRQLAYEIEKNKRGYYFVIYFKGSTEGILEIERNYRINENIMRFIFIKYESKKEIAAWTKMSDEAAKKAN; translated from the coding sequence ATGTCAAGAATCAAACATTATGAAACAATGTTTATTTTAAAGCCAACTCTTACTGAAGAGGAAACTAAGGCTCAAATCGATTTAGTTAAAGCTACAATCGAAAAAAATGGTGGTGAAATTTCATCTTGTGACGACATGGGAACAAGACAACTAGCTTATGAAATTGAAAAAAACAAAAGAGGTTACTATTTCGTAATTTACTTCAAGGGTTCAACTGAAGGAATCTTAGAAATAGAAAGAAACTACAGAATCAACGAAAATATTATGAGATTTATTTTCATTAAATATGAAAGTAAAAAAGAGATCGCTGCATGGACAAAAATGAGCGATGAGGCAGCTAAAAAAGCTAACTAA